One window of the Terriglobales bacterium genome contains the following:
- a CDS encoding VOC family protein, with the protein MQLCNAILYVKDLERMKSFYGEMLGTNPTDQGWPGAWASYKTGSVCFSLHAIPAEIAKSIDIGSPPIPREAHPLKLIFEVNDVEAERARLESFGIQTLRRPWQKLGEACDVVDPEGNIFQICSQGKLTR; encoded by the coding sequence ATGCAACTGTGCAACGCGATACTGTATGTCAAAGACCTGGAACGGATGAAGAGTTTCTATGGCGAGATGCTTGGTACCAATCCCACTGATCAAGGCTGGCCCGGCGCATGGGCTAGCTACAAAACTGGTAGCGTTTGTTTTTCACTCCATGCCATACCCGCTGAGATCGCGAAAAGCATCGACATCGGATCCCCGCCGATCCCACGCGAAGCGCACCCGCTGAAGCTCATTTTTGAAGTTAACGACGTAGAAGCGGAACGTGCGCGTCTGGAATCGTTTGGAATCCAAACGTTGCGACGTCCTTGGCAGAAATTGGGGGAGGCGTGCGATGTGGTCGATCCTGAGGGCAACATTTTTCAAATCTGTTCCCAAGGTAAGCTCACCAGATGA
- a CDS encoding DUF5916 domain-containing protein yields the protein MDSPPKLDGSLNDPLWLTAKPITDFRQREPNEGEPATERTEVRVLYTKRSVYFGITCFEPEGQHVTASELRRDVSQDFDDYFEIVVDSRHDRRNAYVFEINPLGTQRDGLITEEQGGGDTDFDPGWDGVWVSAAQRTQSGWTATVEIPFSTLNFISSQDVVWGLNFKRFIRWKNEEDLWSGWRRAFGVTKVSQAGVLQGITDISSGRLLVIKPYLLGGFRHLPIAAAGSGLEPGTSIQHTGGVDAKIGIRSNLVANLTANTDFADADVDIVQFNLTPYKLFFPEKRQFFLENAGIFAFPMGGESDLLFFSRQIGIDPVTGQEVPVNGGGKIAGTLGGFDVGLMDISTRAEGPNPEANYGVARVKRSLFGESYVGAMYVDKRSGSPTDSYNQTGGLDARFVVHKDLVLTGFGVLTRSPELSGGQNDAGASVSYRTDFLDFTAERRRIGQNFNPEVGFIERNNCMCDFADLTLKPRPKLKGIRELQFEGFIAHDPDLSGVLQTQEWQGTSCQLQQRRLHG from the coding sequence GTGGACAGTCCTCCCAAGCTCGATGGCTCCCTTAATGATCCGCTGTGGCTCACGGCAAAACCGATTACGGATTTTCGACAACGAGAGCCAAACGAGGGAGAACCCGCAACGGAACGTACGGAAGTCCGAGTTCTTTACACGAAGCGATCCGTCTACTTCGGCATAACGTGCTTCGAACCCGAGGGACAGCACGTCACCGCCAGCGAACTTCGTCGGGACGTCAGCCAGGACTTTGATGACTATTTTGAGATCGTGGTCGATTCACGTCACGACCGTCGAAATGCTTACGTTTTCGAGATCAATCCTCTGGGCACACAACGCGACGGTTTGATCACGGAAGAGCAAGGAGGCGGGGACACCGACTTTGATCCGGGCTGGGATGGCGTTTGGGTGTCAGCAGCACAACGAACACAATCCGGCTGGACAGCGACAGTCGAGATACCGTTTTCGACACTCAACTTCATCTCTTCCCAAGACGTGGTGTGGGGTCTCAATTTCAAGCGCTTCATTCGCTGGAAAAATGAGGAAGACCTCTGGTCGGGATGGCGGCGCGCCTTCGGCGTCACTAAAGTCAGCCAGGCGGGAGTGCTCCAGGGCATCACTGATATCAGCAGTGGCCGTCTCCTTGTTATTAAGCCCTATTTGCTTGGCGGATTTCGCCATCTCCCGATTGCGGCGGCTGGCAGCGGATTAGAGCCAGGGACTTCAATACAGCACACGGGAGGTGTCGATGCGAAGATCGGCATTCGCTCTAATCTGGTTGCCAACCTCACCGCGAATACCGATTTTGCTGACGCAGACGTTGACATCGTTCAGTTCAATCTCACGCCCTACAAACTCTTTTTTCCGGAGAAGCGACAGTTCTTCTTAGAGAACGCAGGAATCTTTGCCTTTCCAATGGGTGGCGAAAGCGACCTGCTCTTCTTTAGTCGTCAGATCGGTATTGATCCGGTCACAGGGCAGGAGGTCCCGGTCAATGGAGGCGGAAAAATCGCCGGCACACTGGGTGGATTCGATGTTGGTTTGATGGACATCAGTACGCGGGCCGAAGGACCAAATCCGGAAGCGAATTACGGTGTCGCTCGCGTCAAGCGCTCGCTCTTCGGCGAGTCGTATGTCGGCGCAATGTATGTGGATAAGCGTTCCGGCAGTCCGACTGATTCGTACAACCAGACAGGTGGCTTGGACGCGCGCTTCGTCGTTCACAAAGACCTTGTGCTGACCGGCTTCGGAGTTCTGACGCGCTCGCCAGAATTGAGTGGCGGACAAAACGATGCTGGTGCCTCGGTGAGCTATCGCACGGATTTCCTGGATTTCACAGCCGAGCGCCGCCGCATCGGACAAAACTTTAATCCCGAAGTGGGCTTTATCGAGCGCAACAACTGCATGTGCGACTTCGCTGACCTGACGCTGAAGCCTCGCCCAAAGCTAAAAGGCATTCGCGAATTGCAGTTCGAGGGATTTATTGCCCATGACCCCGATCTTTCCGGAGTCCTTCAAACGCAGGAATGGCAAGGGACATCGTGCCAACTTCAACAACGGCGCCTACACGGATAA
- a CDS encoding M67 family metallopeptidase — protein sequence MKRAVRSRRKVFGQLLEHARRQPHRECCGILAGQNHVITRAFPARNVAVDPVRNYAITHTDIVRVMAECRERRLELLGIYHSHPHWLDANEPSKKDIELAYYSEAIHFIVTPRPYATTPVRAFSIQDGRVTELEIQVLP from the coding sequence ATGAAACGAGCCGTGCGAAGTCGGCGCAAAGTGTTCGGCCAGCTCCTGGAGCATGCGCGCCGCCAGCCCCATCGAGAATGCTGTGGAATTTTGGCGGGGCAGAACCATGTAATCACGCGGGCGTTCCCCGCCAGGAACGTCGCGGTTGATCCGGTGAGGAATTACGCGATTACGCATACGGACATCGTGCGCGTGATGGCGGAATGTCGCGAGCGCCGGCTCGAATTGCTCGGGATCTACCACTCCCATCCGCACTGGCTGGACGCGAACGAGCCTTCGAAAAAAGACATCGAACTGGCCTACTATTCTGAAGCAATTCATTTCATCGTCACCCCTCGGCCATACGCAACGACGCCGGTCCGGGCATTCTCAATCCAAGATGGGCGTGTGACGGAACTTGAAATTCAAGTACTACCCTGA
- a CDS encoding DinB family protein yields MTFDDLSNLVDYNYWARDRVLDAVSALTPEQFTRNLGNSFSSVRDTIAHICDAESIWISRWRGGQPTGFQRAERIADVASARAEWARLETGVREFVRELGPGGVERVIEYKDFRGAHRSNAFWEMLQHVVNHGSYHRGQVTTMLRQLGATPPQYMDMIVFYRERQNKS; encoded by the coding sequence ATGACGTTCGACGATCTGAGCAATCTCGTGGATTACAACTACTGGGCTCGCGATCGCGTCCTCGACGCAGTTTCCGCGCTCACACCGGAGCAATTCACACGCAATCTAGGCAACAGCTTCTCATCGGTGCGCGATACGATCGCGCATATCTGCGACGCCGAGTCTATCTGGATTTCGCGTTGGCGGGGCGGTCAGCCGACTGGGTTCCAGAGAGCGGAGCGCATTGCCGATGTCGCATCGGCGCGCGCGGAATGGGCCCGTCTTGAAACCGGAGTTCGCGAGTTCGTGCGCGAGCTGGGTCCGGGTGGAGTGGAACGGGTGATCGAGTATAAGGATTTTCGCGGCGCACACCGATCCAACGCGTTCTGGGAAATGCTGCAACACGTGGTGAATCACGGCAGCTATCATCGCGGACAAGTCACAACAATGCTCCGCCAGCTTGGCGCCACCCCGCCGCAATACATGGACATGATCGTGTTTTACCGGGAGCGGCAAAACAAAAGCTAG
- a CDS encoding sensor histidine kinase, with the protein MTSRQAYRSPRLPGFSRPIRSKFSWLQPVCGTALKVCLASTISVLWRSTILLLFFSLLQPGHLSAHRGFPVPTGLVGESASYRKALAFITLTPAFLSWFSEGPAWLKKSTVFHLEFGVLLTATAFLSWVIFGTPATSAFPTLLYALVPFLLWSALRFGSVGITSSIIIISFISVWGEVHGQGPFHAMGTGSSINSLQWFLIVTATPFLVLTALVEDQKVVGDRLAHLSRGLIQAQEQERSRIGRELHDDINQRLAILAIELQQVLDNPSKIPTAVNGMHSQVLEISNDIQALSHELHSSKLEYLGVVGGMKAWCREFAGLQGMEIDFSSDVQTVLPSHIGLPLYRVLQEALHNVVKHSDVKHVEVQLREESREIHLIISDSGRGFDVQAAMQGNGLGLASMRERIRLINGTITIKSKPMSGTTIHVRLPLELERTGEIGVRIANA; encoded by the coding sequence ATGACATCCAGGCAGGCGTACCGGTCTCCTCGATTGCCTGGTTTCTCCCGGCCGATACGATCCAAGTTCTCGTGGCTGCAGCCGGTTTGCGGTACTGCTTTGAAGGTGTGCCTCGCCTCAACAATATCGGTGCTTTGGCGAAGTACTATTTTGTTGCTGTTTTTCTCGCTCCTTCAGCCGGGGCATTTATCAGCGCACAGGGGATTCCCGGTTCCTACTGGATTAGTTGGAGAGTCAGCTTCTTATCGGAAAGCGCTGGCCTTCATCACTCTGACGCCGGCTTTCTTAAGTTGGTTCAGCGAAGGGCCTGCATGGCTGAAAAAGTCGACCGTCTTTCATCTCGAATTTGGTGTGCTTCTCACCGCCACGGCATTTCTGTCTTGGGTGATATTCGGCACGCCTGCTACAAGCGCGTTCCCAACACTTCTGTACGCTCTGGTGCCGTTTCTACTGTGGTCCGCCTTGCGCTTCGGATCGGTTGGAATCACCAGTTCCATCATCATTATTAGTTTTATATCGGTTTGGGGTGAAGTTCATGGACAAGGTCCGTTCCACGCAATGGGAACGGGAAGCAGCATTAACTCACTGCAGTGGTTCCTCATCGTTACTGCGACGCCCTTTCTGGTGCTTACCGCGCTCGTGGAGGATCAAAAGGTTGTTGGTGATAGGCTCGCACACCTGAGTCGCGGATTGATACAGGCGCAAGAGCAAGAGCGCTCCCGCATTGGCCGCGAGCTCCACGATGACATCAACCAAAGACTTGCAATCCTCGCAATCGAACTACAACAAGTCCTGGACAATCCCTCTAAGATCCCGACGGCCGTCAACGGTATGCATTCACAGGTTCTGGAGATCTCGAATGACATCCAGGCCCTCTCTCATGAATTGCACTCGTCGAAACTGGAGTACCTCGGTGTCGTTGGAGGCATGAAGGCATGGTGCAGGGAATTTGCCGGGTTGCAGGGAATGGAAATCGATTTCAGCAGCGATGTTCAAACGGTTCTACCGTCCCATATCGGACTTCCCCTATATAGAGTGTTGCAAGAGGCTCTCCATAACGTGGTCAAGCACAGCGACGTGAAGCACGTCGAAGTACAACTTCGCGAAGAGTCGAGAGAGATTCACCTGATCATCAGTGATTCTGGGAGAGGGTTCGATGTCCAGGCTGCAATGCAGGGCAACGGCCTGGGTCTCGCCAGCATGCGCGAACGGATTCGGTTGATAAATGGAACCATCACTATTAAATCAAAGCCGATGAGCGGAACGACAATTCATGTGCGCTTGCCGCTTGAATTAGAGCGGACAGGCGAGATCGGCGTCCGCATAGCAAATGCGTAA
- a CDS encoding chromate resistance protein ChrB domain-containing protein, translating to MPVAPKAMAQTPQQATTADAPWLLLMFSLPANQASRRVEVWRKLKQYGVLPLPSSGYLLPNTAANHEHFEWLATTIRKYKGQASVVKVNEINDQPSAQLRQMFIEARSRDYEQLMRELRKKSSKQTSGELSRLRRRFQQIVAIDFFNSPMRSRVESLLNTADGLATGTSATSAKKRKEFLNRTWLTRTRPGIDRVSSAWLIRKFIDANARFAFADDPRKFPDAVPFDMFHAGGFGHRGDDCTFETLRKEFVIRDPKVAVIAQIIHDADLEDEKYGRSEGTGLDRVLIGWAHEGTADEELLRRGMEMIEGLYQSLT from the coding sequence ATGCCAGTAGCACCGAAGGCAATGGCGCAGACGCCGCAACAAGCCACCACTGCCGATGCTCCATGGCTGCTTCTGATGTTCAGTCTGCCCGCAAATCAAGCCAGCCGGCGCGTTGAGGTTTGGCGAAAACTAAAGCAGTACGGCGTGTTGCCTCTTCCCAGCTCCGGGTATTTGTTGCCGAATACAGCGGCGAATCACGAACACTTCGAATGGCTTGCTACGACGATTCGCAAGTACAAGGGCCAGGCATCAGTCGTAAAAGTCAATGAGATCAACGATCAGCCATCGGCACAATTGCGCCAGATGTTCATCGAAGCGAGGTCTCGCGACTACGAGCAACTCATGCGAGAGCTGAGGAAGAAAAGCTCAAAACAAACCTCCGGCGAGCTGTCGCGGCTGCGTCGCCGCTTTCAGCAGATTGTCGCAATCGACTTCTTCAACAGCCCGATGCGTAGCCGCGTGGAGAGCTTACTTAACACCGCAGATGGACTTGCAACAGGCACTTCGGCCACTTCCGCCAAGAAGCGCAAGGAATTTCTCAACCGAACGTGGCTGACACGAACGCGACCCGGCATCGACCGTGTCTCATCAGCTTGGCTGATTCGCAAATTCATTGATGCGAACGCTCGATTCGCCTTCGCTGACGATCCACGCAAATTCCCCGATGCTGTTCCTTTCGACATGTTTCATGCCGGTGGCTTCGGCCATCGCGGTGACGATTGCACGTTTGAGACGTTGCGCAAGGAATTCGTTATCCGAGATCCCAAGGTGGCTGTGATTGCGCAGATCATCCACGACGCTGATTTGGAAGACGAGAAGTATGGTCGCTCAGAAGGGACCGGCTTGGACCGCGTGCTGATCGGATGGGCGCATGAAGGCACAGCGGACGAAGAACTGCTACGCCGAGGAATGGAAATGATTGAGGGTTTGTATCAGTCGCTCACGTGA
- a CDS encoding DUF1259 domain-containing protein, protein MKSVLFLMTLLVALIPACAQQPNPTSAEWKPVEDALGRKGSMQPGDVFKFSMPRSDLKVAVAGTPIKAGLALGSWLAFKKTGNEAIVMGDLVLTESEVEPVMMKLQQEGIEETALHNHLLHENPRVMYMHVSAHGDPAKLASELKEALELTKTPAAAPAPASAQHSLGIDTAQIEKTLGFQGKNSNGIYQFSIPRGEAIHDMDTEIPPSMGTATSINFQPTGNGRAAITGDFVLIGTEVNPVIRALRDNGIQVTALHSHMLTEDPRLFFMHFWANDNAGKLAKGLRAALDTMNVKKSQ, encoded by the coding sequence ATGAAGTCGGTATTGTTTTTAATGACATTGCTGGTGGCGCTCATTCCTGCTTGTGCCCAGCAGCCGAACCCCACTTCGGCCGAGTGGAAGCCAGTGGAAGACGCGCTCGGGCGCAAAGGCTCGATGCAGCCCGGCGATGTTTTCAAATTCAGTATGCCGCGCTCTGATCTAAAGGTCGCGGTAGCGGGAACCCCGATCAAGGCCGGACTTGCCCTGGGCTCTTGGCTTGCATTCAAGAAAACAGGCAACGAAGCAATCGTGATGGGCGATCTTGTTCTGACCGAATCAGAAGTCGAGCCGGTGATGATGAAGCTGCAACAAGAAGGCATTGAGGAGACCGCGCTTCACAATCACCTGCTGCACGAAAACCCTCGTGTGATGTACATGCACGTCTCTGCACATGGCGATCCTGCCAAGCTTGCGTCCGAATTGAAAGAAGCTTTGGAATTGACCAAAACACCTGCCGCAGCTCCCGCGCCGGCCTCGGCGCAACATAGTCTTGGAATCGATACAGCACAGATTGAGAAAACACTCGGATTTCAAGGCAAGAACAGCAACGGTATCTATCAGTTCTCGATCCCGAGGGGTGAAGCCATTCATGACATGGATACTGAAATTCCGCCGTCGATGGGAACGGCAACTTCGATCAATTTCCAACCGACCGGCAACGGACGTGCAGCCATCACCGGCGATTTTGTGCTGATCGGAACTGAGGTGAATCCAGTGATTCGTGCATTGCGCGACAACGGAATCCAGGTGACTGCACTGCACAGCCACATGCTGACCGAAGATCCGCGCCTGTTCTTCATGCACTTCTGGGCGAACGACAACGCGGGGAAACTGGCGAAGGGACTTAGAGCCGCGCTCGACACAATGAACGTCAAGAAAAGCCAGTGA
- a CDS encoding MBL fold metallo-hydrolase: MAEPLLAEIIARTEREHPTASGYRVFYDEQCEICQGCVAWLKTLDHENKALALPISAESLLRVDSRLGLDECLRQLHVVTPAGKILVGWDAVASLARLFPSTWLIGTLGQWFPFRSIGRLLYGFVAANRYSLSKCRGGACRVTRTDAVRRQARLGAFWSCYTLGFFIRLPLVLWAGIKAGIQRLSIFSRTYRRRIDLLEGKLTILFLNGLLPNSVPLLFGELFTTVLYDGVAVDPGSPKMRKSLERHLRHVQAKITKVIATHAHEEHVGSLNWLSEVTGAPIYVSEMTASFLRPFKKLPWVRATIIGQPPNLKEPYRLLGDSLETNTGLLHVIGTPGHCDDHVVLYDPKEKLLLAGDAFMGSYFATPNPDVDSRKWLASLERLMELDIEILVEGHGHIHTLRADIPDFLGVVIREDPKVAISLKLDYLRWLREQIEVGFDERLPIRVIEASCFPWGRRTSWESCATDECIRLLSLGHFSRTELIRSFIRADSNPLPTVYELRMSADEAEKPPASAF; encoded by the coding sequence ATGGCGGAGCCATTGCTTGCGGAGATCATCGCGAGAACTGAGAGGGAGCATCCCACAGCCTCCGGCTACAGGGTGTTCTACGACGAGCAATGCGAGATTTGTCAGGGTTGCGTGGCGTGGTTGAAAACTCTCGACCATGAGAATAAGGCTCTCGCGCTGCCAATTAGCGCGGAATCCTTACTCAGAGTAGATTCCCGACTCGGATTAGACGAATGTCTTCGGCAGTTGCACGTCGTCACTCCTGCAGGCAAAATCCTCGTCGGCTGGGATGCCGTCGCAAGTCTCGCTCGTTTGTTCCCGTCTACTTGGCTGATCGGCACTCTGGGACAGTGGTTCCCTTTCAGAAGTATTGGACGACTTCTGTACGGCTTCGTCGCCGCAAACCGATATTCGCTCAGCAAGTGCCGCGGCGGTGCATGCCGAGTGACAAGAACAGATGCGGTACGACGCCAAGCCAGACTCGGAGCGTTTTGGTCGTGTTACACGCTGGGTTTTTTCATTCGGCTGCCGCTTGTCTTGTGGGCTGGAATCAAGGCGGGGATCCAAAGGCTGAGTATCTTCTCCCGAACATATCGTCGGCGAATCGATCTACTCGAAGGCAAGCTCACTATTCTGTTTTTGAACGGCTTGTTGCCAAATTCAGTCCCGTTACTATTCGGAGAACTGTTCACGACAGTACTCTACGATGGAGTTGCGGTCGATCCCGGCTCGCCAAAGATGCGCAAGTCGCTTGAGCGACACCTTCGACACGTCCAAGCAAAAATCACAAAGGTTATCGCTACCCATGCCCATGAGGAACACGTCGGCAGCCTGAACTGGCTGTCCGAAGTCACTGGTGCTCCGATTTATGTTTCGGAGATGACCGCCAGTTTTCTGAGGCCATTCAAGAAACTGCCTTGGGTTCGGGCAACGATCATCGGGCAGCCTCCAAACCTAAAAGAGCCGTATCGACTTCTAGGCGATTCACTGGAAACGAATACCGGGCTACTGCACGTAATTGGTACACCAGGTCATTGCGATGATCATGTCGTTCTTTATGATCCAAAGGAAAAACTCCTCTTGGCGGGCGATGCGTTCATGGGGAGCTACTTTGCTACGCCGAATCCCGACGTGGACAGCCGAAAATGGCTTGCCAGCCTCGAACGTCTGATGGAACTTGACATCGAGATTCTCGTCGAGGGACACGGGCACATTCACACTTTGCGTGCTGACATCCCGGATTTTCTCGGCGTTGTCATTCGAGAAGACCCAAAGGTCGCAATCTCACTAAAGCTAGATTACTTGCGCTGGTTGCGAGAGCAGATTGAAGTCGGATTTGACGAGCGGCTTCCTATCCGGGTGATCGAGGCAAGTTGTTTTCCATGGGGTAGACGCACGTCGTGGGAAAGTTGTGCTACGGATGAATGCATTCGGCTCCTCAGCCTCGGCCATTTTTCTCGCACTGAGCTAATCCGTAGTTTCATTCGCGCCGATTCCAACCCGCTTCCCACTGTTTACGAACTTCGGATGTCTGCGGATGAAGCCGAAAAGCCCCCGGCCTCTGCATTTTGA
- a CDS encoding YncE family protein: protein MFRRYLTAILMLAVGLSAQTLRQVANIDLPGPKGQRFDYLTMDDEDHYLLSAHLGPGLLYIIDVRTNKLVKAIPGLPGITGLEFVPELRKVYTSDWGEEKIAVVNLRTMTVTKRLPTAAKPNGSTYAAPFHKMYVSDTLGKAVAVVDVQKDEIVKTIKFDSETGMPQYDSIARKVYVNLRTTNQVAEIDPASDSVLGKYPVEGCRYNHGMAVDSDHHRGFLLCGGTRSMTVFALDTHKAIAHIPIPAGADVVKFDPGLGRIYAACASGFISVIQEQDADHYKKLEDFPVQKLVHSLAVDNATHLVYAPEQQENGRPVARMIVYEAIEGAPKQ from the coding sequence ATGTTCCGTCGTTATTTGACTGCCATTCTGATGCTTGCTGTCGGATTATCTGCGCAGACGCTCAGGCAAGTTGCAAACATTGATCTGCCGGGACCGAAGGGACAACGTTTCGACTATCTCACGATGGATGATGAGGACCACTATTTGTTATCCGCGCACCTTGGGCCTGGCCTTCTGTACATCATCGATGTCCGCACAAACAAGCTTGTAAAAGCGATTCCCGGCCTGCCTGGCATCACCGGCCTGGAATTCGTTCCCGAGCTTCGCAAGGTCTACACGTCGGATTGGGGCGAGGAAAAAATCGCCGTCGTTAACCTGCGCACGATGACCGTGACGAAACGGCTGCCGACAGCGGCAAAGCCGAACGGAAGCACGTATGCCGCTCCGTTTCACAAAATGTACGTTTCCGACACGTTGGGAAAGGCAGTTGCGGTCGTCGACGTTCAGAAGGACGAAATCGTGAAGACGATCAAATTCGACAGCGAGACCGGAATGCCGCAGTACGATTCCATAGCTCGCAAAGTCTACGTGAATCTGCGCACCACAAACCAAGTGGCCGAAATTGATCCTGCCAGCGATTCCGTATTGGGAAAGTATCCAGTCGAGGGGTGCCGCTACAATCACGGAATGGCGGTTGATTCGGACCACCATCGTGGCTTTCTTCTTTGTGGCGGGACCAGATCAATGACTGTTTTCGCCCTCGACACGCACAAAGCGATTGCGCATATCCCGATTCCAGCCGGTGCTGACGTTGTGAAATTCGACCCAGGACTAGGCCGCATCTATGCTGCCTGTGCCAGCGGATTTATTTCGGTCATTCAGGAGCAAGACGCAGATCATTACAAGAAGCTCGAAGATTTTCCGGTTCAGAAGCTCGTGCACAGCCTCGCAGTTGATAACGCGACGCATCTCGTTTATGCGCCCGAGCAACAGGAAAATGGTCGGCCGGTGGCACGAATGATTGTCTACGAGGCGATTGAGGGAGCACCGAAGCAATGA
- a CDS encoding class I SAM-dependent methyltransferase yields MKSDEPSRMAVMVARQRAAHQLLDHGAILDDPYAVRILGEPEDNIVQAVSKHPLMSMGRLFTAARSRIAEDALSKAVERGVRQVVILGAGLDTFALRNPHGTRISIFEVDHPATQAWKRQRLAEAELAPPPWLTFVPNDFERDDLQQKLSSAGFQHTSAAFFTWLGVVPYLTRNAIDDTLGYIASIPNSEVVFDYSEPPEAWTGDVKAHAAARMAQLEKINEQWVSGLTPTDVAAILRSHSFVDMEDISFQQIVSRFGRDVQGLASGQIGVHVVHAKH; encoded by the coding sequence ATGAAGTCCGACGAGCCCAGCCGCATGGCTGTGATGGTTGCTCGGCAGCGAGCGGCTCATCAGCTGCTTGATCATGGCGCGATTCTCGATGATCCGTACGCCGTTAGAATTCTAGGTGAACCCGAAGACAACATAGTGCAAGCCGTCAGCAAGCACCCGTTGATGAGCATGGGACGGCTGTTCACTGCGGCGCGGAGCCGCATCGCGGAGGACGCCCTGTCAAAAGCCGTCGAGCGAGGCGTTCGTCAGGTCGTGATCCTCGGCGCGGGGCTCGATACTTTCGCGCTCCGCAATCCCCATGGCACTCGCATAAGCATCTTTGAAGTGGATCATCCCGCCACGCAGGCATGGAAGCGCCAGCGGCTCGCGGAGGCTGAACTCGCGCCTCCGCCATGGCTGACCTTCGTGCCCAACGATTTCGAGCGGGATGATTTGCAGCAGAAGCTCAGCAGCGCCGGCTTTCAGCACACCTCCGCTGCGTTTTTCACCTGGCTCGGCGTCGTGCCGTATCTGACAAGGAATGCGATCGACGACACGTTGGGGTACATAGCGTCGATCCCGAACTCGGAAGTGGTGTTCGACTACAGCGAGCCGCCTGAAGCCTGGACTGGTGACGTCAAGGCCCATGCGGCCGCTCGGATGGCGCAGCTTGAGAAGATCAACGAGCAGTGGGTCAGCGGCCTGACGCCAACTGACGTCGCTGCAATCCTCCGCTCGCACAGTTTCGTCGACATGGAAGACATTAGTTTTCAGCAGATCGTGTCCAGATTCGGCCGCGACGTTCAAGGGCTCGCGTCGGGACAGATCGGCGTTCATGTCGTCCATGCGAAGCATTAG